In Arvicanthis niloticus isolate mArvNil1 chromosome 4, mArvNil1.pat.X, whole genome shotgun sequence, a single window of DNA contains:
- the C4H4orf54 gene encoding uncharacterized protein C4orf54 homolog, producing the protein MLSVHFWQTPGRPTDAASSLANGIQTPTHRRCQTSDWTGQLSSRRLATIATRAAAPWLQTTSAASLGGPPTSLWLAEAPPQGLKNWAVVAVVAVVPTALEPAQARGNLFQATLRPLQDQRGTQDSPRAHHCLFLSLKPGQGLRMEGGTSDMDSQTSLTPAEDPVSRPQDNPEPRQQLRPLPEPSASTQPEAKYVEMCVSAGAARESPETMKLLPEHCPEEQASRTPKTKAQDEPSSHAPEAPVPGESSTSSQCLSSQACENDFSSSSSSSSPVDSAEDNGLSKMDDPTKLLGVLATSSSSLGFESEPETRCGQHRGEEAGDGAGAGEDRRDRVDDRTTCKDIIAKSHGKRGPLKNEEAHYITTHEIQLTEVEQGMDFDVGLASRWDFEDNNVIYSFVDYASFGGSDETPGDITTEEDDDNSCYVSTTPSTNTTRTPSPISSDLARPRAGSSGRDTSSTEVGSGPSDSDTIPPPTGPGTATPSETLLELREAASGASATAASSCGGAASQIRLSIKPTSRAINEPSNVHAKQNIIYAAKHEGDMSLRVSAAAEHNSSSLKQTSAAAVAQDHAKKFIAVPARLQTRCGAIRAKELVDYSSGASSAVSELDDADKEVRSLTSRAFRSLAYPYFEALNISSRESSTTLSEVGFGRWSTFLDLKCGGVGARVEQSLLRSSAASVAAGLRKGGGTRAAADQLFLKAKKSQTKALEFVVSKVEGEIKHVETPLCFQKQVQTGSRVVTLLEPLNLRSESKASSATGPCRITKGSNKGPGSVYTDDGSETSESSKPASRSDGPQKKSKFASSLLKNVISKKMQREHEFKMERGEVTDTSHCNPPITKETEGPPGAEKPWERGLQRQSSRHSEASSEYTVVSVSDAGEGSVVGSKSPIFKASTPRESNTGSGRNFSDGHTEVCEIKKSASETVKGIFLRSQNSAFRTWKEKEAERLEEKAPIGKLKLPKGGDWRADFGEISASKSTIMSRLFVPNIQQTPKDKQPEKQATKYPAAAAQATSMAVIRPKAPEIKIRLGSVQQPSSDFNIAKLLTPKLASGSSSNLFKTVEDNSRTQQKLFRGGDNLEKVPQFQVRDVRDKSKAPGPLHQVRDVRKLIKGSGDSSDKGSVTPEQGLTGPKPRQLTPGSGGSRSLSPMVITCQAVVNPREDGVDREPREGAGKVSNGSRLLSSSPEGTVLVHRASGRLPVATIAPNKSEQGSYLPVLKIVSKASAQRTPEKPKEEEVKEEGKTPKPARNALEKLTAAVRSMEELYSFNRNEWKRKSDPLPMMADSHVLSLIASEEKEGVAGPEGGDSDKLAKQLGQVEERDTGHKGGVVLRAAPIERLQRRNSNPSTESVSARAAAFENMARERPRSLYIPPVHKDMERPLQPLPPLPSNRNVFTVSSSNTQKTGGVAGKFPQGPSPEILSTAKGIKSQGLRSLKISPATRAPPDDATNRKTAVSLEKSNSECENYLTIPLKGSAASGELLGRPGVSRDGPPSSSAATLCSLPPLSARSQVPNNPKGSQVSGTSRPAWRTKPDNHRETVAAAPTGPQSPEHPPTAVYHQQALPFTLQGTQPQVLCFSPPGMPAPAPAGPAAVPTDPFQQTQPQQTQRKMLLDVTTGQYYLVDTPVQPMTRRLFDPETGQYVDVPMTSQQQPVAPMSLPVPPLALSPGAYGPTYMIYPGFLPTVLPPNALQPTPIAHTPGGSELSVAAETPSKETATGFTEAPYFMASGQSPAASSSSAPAATPQLVGAKGFAQLHGKPVISITSQPLGPRIIAPPSFDGTTMSFVVEHR; encoded by the coding sequence ATGCTTTCCGTTCATTTCTGGCAGACCCCGGGTCGACCTACAGATGCTGCTTCTTCGCTGGCTAATGGCATTCAGACCCCCACCCACCGACGCTGTCAGACAAGCGACTGGACAGGACAGCTCAGCAGCAGGAGACTGGCCACAATCGCGACCAGAGCCGCAGCCCCCTGGCTACAGACCACCTCTGCTGCCTCTCTTGGGGGCCCTCCCACCTCCCTCTGGCTTGCCGAGGCCCCACCGCAGGGGCTGAAgaactgggcggtggtggcagtTGTGGCAGTGGTACCTACAGCCTTGGAGCCAGCCCAGGCACGTGGGAACCTGTTTCAGGCCACTCTGCGGCCCCTCCAGGACCAGAGGGGGACCCAGGACAGCCCCAGAGCTCACCACTGCCTCTTCTTGTCTCTAAAACCTGGGCAAGGGCTCAGAATGGAAGGCGGTACTTCTGACATGGACTCACAGACCAGCCTGACGCCTGCAGAGGACCCGGTGAGCCGACCGCAAGACAACCCAGAGCCCAGGCAGCAGCTGCGGCCACTACCTGAGCCCTCAGCCTCTACCCAGCCTGAAGCCAAGTATGTGGAGATGTGTGTTTCAGCTGGAGCTGCAAGGGAGAGCCCCGAGACCATGAAACTGCTACCGGAACACTGCCCTGAGGAGCAGGCCTCCAGGACCCCGAAGACAAAAGCCCAAGATGAACCCAGCAGCCATGCTCCTGAGGCTCCAGTTCCCGGGGAGAGTTCCACTTCCTCCCAGTGCCTCAGCTCCCAGGCTTGTGAGAACGATTTCTCatcgtcctcttcctcctcctccccagtggacagtgcagaagacaaTGGCCTTTCCAAAATGGACGATCCCACCAAGTTACTGGGGGTCCTGGCTACCTCCTCTTCATCCTTAGGCTTTGAGAGTGAGCCGGAAACGCGCTGTGGACAACACAGGGGAGAAGAAGCAGGAGACGGGGCCGGAGCAGGGGAGGATAGAAGAGACAGGGTCGATGATAGAACAACGTGCAAGGACATTATTGCCAAGTCCCACGGCAAGAGGGGCCCCCTGAAAAATGAGGAAGCACACTACATCACCacccatgagatccagctgacTGAGGTAGAGCAGGGTATGGATTTCGACGTGGGGCTGGCTTCTCGTTGGGACTTCGAGGACAACAATGTAATCTATTCGTTCGTGGACTATGCTTCCTTTGGTGGCAGTGATGAGACCCCAGGAGACATCACCACAGAAGAAGATGATGACAATAGCTGTTACGTCAGCACCACGCCAAGCACCAACACCACTCGGACTCCCAGCCCCATCAGCAGCGACCTGGCTCGTCCCAGGGCAGGCAGTAGTGGCCGTGACACCAGCAGCACAGAAGTGGGCAGTGGCCCCTCTGATAGTGACACTATCCCTCCACCCACTGGACCTGGCACTGCCACTCCATCTGAGACTTTGCTGGAGCTCCGGGAGGCAGCCTCAGGGGCATCGGCCACTGCTGCAAGCAGCTGTGGGGGTGCAGCAAGCCAGATCCGCCTGTCAATCAAGCCAACTTCCCGGGCTATAAATGAGCCTAGCAACGTGCATGCAAAGCAAAACATTATTTATGCTGCCAAGCATGAAGGCGACATGAGCCTCCGAGTCTCTGCAGCTGCTGAACACAATTCAAGTTCCCTGAAGCAAACTTCGGCTGCAGCCGTGGCTCAGGACCATGCAAAGAAATTCATTGCTGTCCCTGCTCGCCTGCAAACCAGGTGCGGGGCCATCCGGGCAAAGGAGCTGGTGGATTACTCCAGTGGAGCCTCCAGCGCAGTGAGTGAGCTGGACGACGCTGACAAAGAGGTGAGGAGTCTAACCTCCAGGGCCTTCCGGAGCCTTGCCTACCCTTATTTTGAGGCTCTGAACATCAGCTCCCGAGAATCCTCTACCACACTCTCTGAAGTGGGCTTTGGACGATGGTCAACCTTCCTGGACTTAAAATGTGGAGGTGTTGGAGCCAGAGTGGAACAGAGCCTGCTGAGGAGCAGTGCAGCCTCCGTGGCTGCAGGTCTGAGGAAGGGTGGTGGCACCCGAGCCGCTGCAGATCAGCTCTTCCTAAAGGCCAAGAAGTCGCAGACCAAGGCCTTGGAGTTTGTAGTCAGCAAAGTTGAAGGAGAAATCAAACATGTGGAGACGCCCCTGTGCTTCCAAAAACAAGTCCAAACTGGCTCTCGGGTGGTCACACTTCTGGAGCCCCTCAATCTCCGCAGTGAAAGCAAAGCCAGCTCAGCCACCGGGCCCTGCAGAATCACCAAAGGTTCTAACAAGGGTCCAGGGTCTGTGTACACAGACGATGGCTCAGAGACATCAGAGAGTAGCAAGCCCGCCTCCCGCAGTGATGGCCCCCAGAAGAAGTCCAAATTCGCTTCCAGCCTGCTCAAAAATGTCATTTCTAAGAAGATGCAGAGAGAGCATGAGTTcaaaatggagagaggagaagtcactGACACATCTCACTGTAACCCCCCCATCactaaggagacagaagggcctcctgGAGCTGAGAAGCCGTGGGAGCGGGGTCTGCAGAGGCAGAGTTCACGACACTCTGAGGCTAGTTCTGAGTACACTGTGGTCAGCGTGTCTGATGCAGGTGAAGGGTCTGTTGTAGGTTCTAAATCCCCCATTTTCAAAGCCAGTACTCCTCGAGAGAGCAACACAGGTTCTGGCCGAAATTTCTCCGATGGACACACGGAAGTGTGTGAAATTAAAAAGAGTGCTTCAGAGACCGTGAAGGGCATCTTCCTTCGGAGTCAGAACAGCGCCTTCCGGACGTGGAAGGAGAAGGAGGCGGAGAGGCTGGAGGAGAAAGCTCCCATTGGGAAGCTGAAGCTCCCCAAAGGTGGGGACTGGAGGGCTGATTTTGGGGAGATCTCTGCCAGCAAGTCTACCATCATGTCTCGCCTCTTTGTTCCCAACATCCAGCAGACACCCAAGGACAAACAGCCAGAGAAGCAGGCCACCAAGtaccctgctgctgctgcccaggCGACCTCCATGGCAGTGATCAGACCCAAGGCTCCTGAAATCAAGATCCGGCTGGGAAGTGTACAACAGCCAAGTTCAGACTTCAACATTGCCAAGTTGCTCACGCCCAAGCTGGCTAGCGGCAGCAGCTCCAACCTCTTCAAGACCGTTGAGGATAACAGCAGGACCCAGCAGAAACTCTTCCGTGGTGGGGACAATCTGGAAAAGGTACCCCAGTTCCAGGTGAGAGATGTTAGAGATAAGTCCAAGGCCCCAGGACCTCTCCACCAGGTGAGGGATGTGAGGAAGCTAATCAAGGGGTCAGGTGACAGCAGTGACAAGGGCAGTGTCACCCCAGAGCAGGGCTTGACAGGGCCTAAGCCTAGGCAGCTGACTCCTGGCTCTGGAGGATCTAGGTCCTTGTCCCCTATGGTGATTACGTGCCAGGCGGTTGTAAATCCAAGAGAAGATGGAGTGGATCGAGAGCCCAGGGAAGGTGCAGGCAAAGTGAGCAATGGTAGTAGACTCCTGAGCTCCTCTCCAGAAGGGACTGTCTTGGTTCACAGAGCATCTGGCAGGCTGCCTGTGGCCACCATTGCCCCCAATAAATCTGAGCAGGGCTCTTACCTACCTGTGCTCAAGATTGTCTCCAAAGCTTCTGCTCAGAGGACCCCAGAGAAGCCCAAAGAGGAAGAGGTCAAAGAGGAGGGGAAAACCCCAAAGCCAGCCCGGAATGCCTTGGAGAAGCTGACCGCTGCCGTGAGGTCCATGGAGGAGCTGTACAGCTTCAACAGGAATGAATGGAAGCGCAAAAGTGATCCCTTGCCCATGATGGCTGACAGCCATGTCCTGTCACTCATAGCCagtgaagagaaggaaggggtagCTGGGCCTGAAGGAGGAGACTCTGACAAACTGGCCAAGCAGCTGGGACAGGTGGAAGAACGGGACACAGGACACAAAGGTGGTGTGGTCCTGCGAGCTGCCCCCATAGAACGCCTGCAGAGGAGAAACtcaaaccccagcactgagaGCGTGTCTGCCCGGGCGGCTGCCTTTGAGAACATGGCCAGAGAAAGGCCCCGGTCTCTCTATATTCCTCCAGTccacaaagacatggaaagacctttgcagcccctccccccactccccagcaATCGGAATGTGTTCACGGTGAGCTCCAGCAACACTCAAAAAACTGGAGGTGTTGCTGGCAAGTTCCCACAAGGGCCTTCTCCCGAGATCCTTTCAACAGCCAAGGGCATCAAATCGCAGGGACTCAGATCCCTCAAGATCTCCCCAGCCACCCGAGCCCCTCCTGATGATGCCACCAACAGGAAAACTGCTGTCAGTTTGGAGAAGAGCAACAGTGAGTGTGAGAATTACCTGACTATCCCCCTTAAGGGAAGTGCTGCTTCAGGGGAGTTGCTTGGCAGACCCGGGGTTTCCAGAGATGGGCCCCCGAGCTCCTCAGCTGCCACTCTCTGCAGTTTACCTCCACTGAGTGCCCGCAGCCAGGTCCCCAATAACCCCAAAGGATCTCAAGTCAGTGGAACAAGCAGACCAGCTTGGcgcaccaaacctgacaaccacAGAGAAACGGTCGCTGCTGCCCCAACAGGGCCACAGAGCCCTGAGCATCCCCCAACTGCTGTCTACCACCAGCAGGCATTGCCCTTCACCCTCCAGGGCACCCAGCCTCAGGTCCTCTGCTTCTCCCCGCCTGGTAtgccagccccagcccctgcagGCCCAGCTGCCGTCCCCACAGATCCCTTTCAGCAGACGCAGCCTCAGCAGACGCAGCGCAAGATGCTCCTGGATGTGACCACCGGCCAGTATTATCTGGTGGACACGCCAGTTCAACCCATGACCAGGAGATTGTTTGACCCCGAGACAGGACAATATGTGGACGTGCCCATGACTTCCCAACAGCAGCCTGTGGCACCCATGTCCCTCCCTGTACCTCCTCTAGCCCTGAGTCCTGGGGCCTATGGGCCCACCTACATGATCTATCCTGGATTTCTGCCCACAGTTCTACCCCCCAACGCTCTGCAGCCCACACCCATTGCTCACACTCCAGGAGGCAGTGAGCTCTCTGTGGCAGCAGAGACCCCCAGCAAAGAGACAGCTACAGGGTTCACTGAAGCCCCATACTTCATGGCCTCTGGTCAGTCCCCTgcagcctcttcctcctcagccccGGCAGCCACACCCCAGCTCGTGGGGGCCAAGGGCTTTGCCCAGTTGCACGGCAAGCCTGTCATCAGCATCACCTCACAGCCCTTGGGGCCACGGATCATTGCTCCCCCTTCCTTCGACGGTACCACCATGAGCTTCGTGGTGGAACACAGATGA